GGGGGGGGGGGGGGGGGGTTTGTGTGGGGGTATTTTCTCTCGCGTCGAGACTTATGAATTGTAACCTATAAGGCTTTCGGAAAAATATTAAGAATTACAACAGAGGGAATTTCCACGAAGTTATGAGGGTTCTGGCTTTCCGATACCTGGCACCGAGGTTGGATAATAGGAATTAGCCTGAACGAACGTTTCTGCGACGGCGGCAATTTCCGGGTCAGTTGCTTCCCACTCACCCCAAGGAAAGCACATCTGTCCGGGGGAGGATTTTTTCGACTTGGCTTTAATTTTCATTCCCCCCAGCAGACGACTACCCATAAGATTTTTCTTCTCTGATTTTGGTAGAGGGCGATATTTTTTACAAAAACCGCGATATTTTGCGGCGCATTCATCTAATGTTTTACCCAGTGACAAAAAAGCGGGATGCCATTGGGTGATACCATCATTACCTAATCTATCGTGAATGCCATAATTGCTGAAATCGTAGAAAAAACCAGGCTGAATTCCCGCCGCTTTCGGATTGGCGTGAATATAGCGTAAAGTATTCAAAGCGCGACGTTTATCGGTATTGGCAAAACCCGTACTGTGATAGCGTTTTTCCCAAAAATGCCCCGTGCGATTCAACATTCGATTAAAGCACATCGCAGTATACCAATTCAACCAGTGCATAATTTTGGGTAAATCTTCCGGTTTTGTAGGTTCTAGTAAATAATGAACGTGATTGCTCATAATACAGAGAGCATAAAGTTTAAACCCATACTTTTGCTGCGCTTTTTTAATCGCGAAAAGGAATACTTCCCGACATTCCAAGCGAGTCAGGCGAAACTCGCGGTTATTGCAGCGAGTGGTAACGTGGTAGGAATATCCTGATTGTAGCTGACGTGGTTGGCGAGGCATAGTGATGGTTACAAAAATTGAGACACCATTAAAAGTTAATTCTACTTTGTCAGTTTTGTTAAATGAATTAGCAGAAGAATGCGAAACAGTGCTATTTCTATTAACGCAGCTAAAATTACCTAATCTAACAGATGATCAAAAAGGCGATATTCTCGCCGAATTAACTGGTGCTGTCTCGCATTTGCACGTACATACAGAAGATTTACCGGATTTAATTGCGGATGAAATTGAAACTTTACCCGATGAAGAGGATTAAGAATGTTAGGAATATCAAAATATACTTTAGTTTAATGACGAAACCTAACAGAAGGAGAAGAAGTTTGGTGACTGAACCCAGAAACCCGGTTTCTTCAAGAAACCGGGTTTCTAGTCTGCTGGCAATATGCTAAAATTTGCATATTGTAGGCTGGAAAAATAAAAAATATGGTAAAAACACCTTTAGCTTGGAAACCACGCCGCATTCCTGAAAAATATAAAAAATATCCTCTTTTTCCCCAAGAAAAAGCCAAACAGGAAGCAGAAAACGAAGCACGTTGGCAGCGTTGTCGTCCTATATTTGAGCGAGTTCGTGATGAATTGATGGCAACTCACTACAACTGGTACATCGTTATAGATCCCAATAGTGGAGACTATTTTATTGAAGAAGATGAATTAGTTGCGATCCAAAAACTTCTTGAAAATCTTCCCAAAGAAGAAGTTATTATCCGTCGTTTGAATGAAACAGGAACTTGCGGCAGTATATGATTGAAGGGAAAAGGAATTCCTGAAATAATTATAGGTTTGCAGTGGTTAAAAACTCGACGTTTAGTAGTAGATTTTCCAACGGGAGTGCTAACACTGGGGTAAGTTCAGCTTTCTTTTTTTTCTTCTTTGTCAATCCCCAACTTCTGTTCAAGTTCTGCGATAGTTTGCGGTTCGATCTTTCCTGTTTTTGATTCTTCGATCGCATCCATTAACCGACGCGCATTTGCAGGCGATCGCAAAAGGTAAACCGTCTCAACCAAACTTAGCAAATCTGACTCAGCGATTAAAGCTACATTTTCGCCTTCAGGACGGTTAATGATATAGACCTGATGATTTTCTACTACCAGATCTAACAACTTAAACAAGTCATTTTTGGCATCTGTTGGAGATGTTATTTTGTAAGAAAGCATCAGCTAATGTACAGAATTATGTACGTTTATTATAGAACTTGATTTAACTTTTTGCCAAGATACTGGCTGCGATCGAGGGGAATGGGTAAGCATTAGATGCGGTTCCAGAAACCCGGTTTCTTGAAGAAACCGGGTTTCTAGTCTGCTGGCGATCGCTTACAATAAAATTATCCCAATTCCACCGATGAACATGACAGAAAAAACATCCACCTTACAAAAAGCGATTGAGGTAGTGGAAGCACTATCTCCCGATGAACAAGCTATCCTCATCGATATCATCGATAAGCGACTCAAACAACAGCTTCGCGAACAACTATTGCAAGAAGTGGCTGAGTCGGAACGAGATTATGCTTTAGGTAATGTGCGTCGCGGTTCAGTTTCAGATTTATTAGCGGAGTTGGACGATTTTACTCAGCAGTTTCGTTCACTAAGTCAGAAAGCCTAAGCAGCCTTGATGAATGAAATACTGTTAAAATATTTACCTCATCTTCCCTCACTAAATATACTATCCGGTAACTACCAAAAATAATTTCTCGAATATCTTCTTGACCAAATTCTGGAACTATACGTCCTGAACGAGGAAAATTTTCCAGACGTTCTACCGCCTGAAATACCCGCTCCACAAATACCTGTGCAAAACTCGGTGCATCTCGCGCAATAAAATCGCCAATTGCTTCCAAATCAGCTAAAGCTTGACTTGTCCAGTTTATGATTGCCATTTTTTAATCCGCTTTTTAGCTTCTGCATGGGAAATAATATCACCAGTTTCTACTTGCTTTAAACCTTGTTCAACTTTGTACAAAAAGTAAAGGCGTTCCATCACTTCCTCAAAAGTAACGTCCGGCGACATTTCCTCTACCGCCTTGAGAATTTTATCTTTTACTGTCGTATCTGACATAACTGAGTATTCCTCGATCGAACGTCTATAAAATAGATATTAAGCCATATTGATGAAATCTGGTATAAAGTGCGATCGCTCTTTTTTATTTATCATAATAGTGAGTGCGATCGCCCTACCTACTCTGCTAACAATCGCTCCATAATTGTATAAATATCCTTTTTATCACCCTCTTTTCGCCTACCAACTCCTACGACTAAAACAACCACTCGCTCTTGTACAATTCGATAAATAATTCGGTAGCGCTGACCGACAGCCCGCACGCTAAAATAACCTTGAAGGTTATCTACTAAAGGTTTACCTTGTTTGTCTGGATCGGTTTTGAGTTTATCGATGCGATCGCTTAAAGCTTGTTGTTCGCGACGATCTTTCACCTCAGCCAACATTTCCAAAGCTAAAGGAGTCAATTCAATTATGTATTCCGAAAGGTTTGGACTTGAACTTGTCATAGCCCTAATTTCCTTTTAGCTTCCTCCCAAGAAATTGTTTCTCCTCGTTCTGCTTGGGTTATACTTTCTTTCAGCCGATTGGCAAACTCGGAATCCGAAAGAATATCAAGAGTTTCTAAAAGAGATGTCAACTGTTCATAGCTAATAACTGCCATCACAGGTTGACCGTTATTGGTGACGATCGCGAGATCGTCGGTCAACTCATCTGGTAATTCTGGCAGTTTTGCTTGTGCTTCACTAATAGTTAAATATTTAGCCATTTTTTAAGTTTAGCAAATTTTCGACTAAATAGCAATACTAGGAACTTCGCGATCGCTTACAATAAAATTATCCCAATTCCACCGATGAACATGGCAGAAAAAACATCCACCTTACAAAAAGCTATTGAGGTAGTAGAAGCACTATCTCCCGATGAACAAGCTATCCTCATCGATATCATCGATAAGCGACTCAAACAACCACGTAGGCTTGAAATATTACAGGCGGTTGCAGAATCGCGTCAAGAGTATGCTGAAGGAAAAGTACGTAGTGGTTCGGTTGCGGATCTTTTAAAGGAGTTGGATAATTGATGCGATTGCTGTGGAGTTCGCGATTCATTCGAGATTTCAAACGCATATCGCGTCGAAATCCACAACTACGAATTCTGGTTGAAAGCACATTACAACAAATAGCTGAAGATCCGTTTCACTCTAGTTTAGGAACTCATAAACTCAAAGGAGATTTGTCTGGTACGTGGTCATGTTCTATTGATTATAGCAACCGGATAATATTTGAATTTGTACCGCATACAGAATCGCAAGAAGAAGCGATATTATTACATACCCTTGGTTCTCACGATGATGTTTACTGAGACGCGAGATAATAAGAAAAACCCTAAGTAGGTTGATTTCGCTTCAAATAACGCCCTTGCGGCGAACCTAATATCTGTCCGCGATCGTAAATCAAATCCCCCCGCAAGAACGTGCTTTTAACTCTTCCCGTTAACTCCATACCTTCAAAAGGAGTATAGCCTTGTTGGGAAAGCGATTCAGCAGCACGAACAACAAATGTTTCGTGGGGATCTACTAACACCAAATCGGCATCATATCCAACCGCAATATCGCCTTTTTGCAACACGCCAAATCTTTGCGCGGGATTCCAACAAAGTAGCTTGGCAATTTGGTTGTAAGACAGTCCGCGTTTGCTTCCTTCACTAATAACTCCGGAAAGCAAATATTCTGTACCGCCAAAACCAGATTTAGCTAACCAAATATTATCTGGATCTCTCAAACTCGCTTTTTGTTCTGCCGAACAGCAGGCGTGATCGCTGACAATCCAATCTATTTTATCCTGCAATACGGCATTCCATAAATATTCTACATCCTCTCTAGGTCGAATGGGAGGATTAACTTTTGCCCATTTACCTGTAGCAGCATTTACATCTAAAAGTAGATGACCGACTGTGACTTCTCGCTTAAAGTTAACATGGGGAAAAGTTGTTTGCATCATCAAAGCTGCTTCGACTGCTTTGCGGGAACTGAGATGCAACAAATTGATGTTGATACAGTTAGTTTCGTGCGCCAAATAAGAGGCAATACAGATTGCTAAACCTTCGGAGTGGGGAGGACGGGCAGCACTATAAGCAGTTAGTCCGGTGAGGGTGGAATCTTGCTGTACGATTTTGGTATAAGCATTGAGAATATCAGCCATTTCACAATGCAAACTCAGGCTGATTCTATCCTGCATCGTGGGGTATTTTTCGCGCAGTTTAGTCAACCCACGCATGATAAATTCAAAGTGAGCTAAATCGTAGCGATCGTCCTTATTAATCATTAGAAATAAATTCTGTTGGTCGGAAAGACCGTGCAAACCATAACCGCCATAAAACATAAAAATTTTGAAGGAAGCAACCCCATGTTCCTCGAATAACCACTGCATTTCATCGATATGTTGAGGACTAATTGGCGCGATATGATAGCCATAATCGACAAAAAAGTTGCCCTCTGATAAAGCGAGAACTTCTGGGAAAAAATCCTTGTAAGAACCACCTTTATTCAGGTAATACTGACCCGTGCGGATATAATTGAGGGTAGTGGTTACGCCCCCCATTGCGGCGGCTTGGCTTTCTGCGATCGCATCTCGATCGAGCGGTTGATAGATACCGATATGCGTATGGGCATCAACTACCCCTGGAAAACCAAGCAAGTTTTCCGCGTCGAACACCTCTTTTGCCGTCTCAGGGCTGATTTGCGGCGCAATTTGGGTAAATTTCCCATCCCTGATTCCTAAATCCAGGGACTCCACAGATGATGAATGGGGACGCACTACGCGGACATTTTTAATAATTCTATCCAGAACGGGAGTTTCAGACACAGAACCTCTTGCTAAGATCGGTTAAACTAATTATCGATCGGATTGTCTAAAATAAAACTTTTAGCTAGAAATTATAGCAGGTTAAATTAAAGTACAGCAAGGAGATAAGACAATGACAACTTTTAACGAGTATCATTTAGACCCCAAGCAATTTCCTTTTCTGGACAAGCTGCAAGAAAATTGGCAAGCCATTAGAGATGAGTTTACTTACTTTAATTCAAACGCTTCTGAGTCAGAGTTGCAGTTTGTTTTTGATGTGATGGGGCCGAAAAATAAAACGATTAAGACGAAAGGCAATTCCAAGTATAAGGCTTTTGGGGTGTTATTTCAAGGAATGCCGATCGAAAAATATATTCAATTTCATCAAATTGAATATCCTCAGTATGAATCAGAGGATGTATCGGCAAAAGCACAGGAATTAAGAGCGCGATATTTTCCCAAGTTAACTCAGGTTGTAGAAGAAACAAATTTAGACAATGACAATGTTATCAGAAATGTGTATTTCGGGACATTTATGCCAGGTCTGGATGTGAAACTTCATGTCAACTATAATCCGCATATGAATCGCGGCTATCTAGGATTAATTGTGCCGCCTGGAGATATAGCGATGAAAATATGCCACGATAAATTATATTGGCACGAAGGGGAATTTATGGTTTTAGATCACAGCTATCCTCACTGTCCGCATAATTACACCGATTACGAAAGAACTGTTTTGGTAGTTGATTTCTTTAAAACCGATAAGCCAAGAGAAGAAGTAATCAAGATCGAACAGGAATTAGTGAGCGATCGCCTGCAAGAAAATCCTTACAGCTTAGGTATTTTTGGCAAAAACGATAAAGCTAAAGAAGAAGATTTTATTACTTATGGTTTAAGTCATCAGTTGGAATGGGATAAGGCTATGTAAGAGATAGATAGCTTATCTGACAAATTTATTACTCGTTGAGATGTTTGTTCAATGGAAGTCACACGCTTATCAAATAGTGGTCAAGTCATTATTCCCAAAGCTTTGCGAGATGCTCATCGCTGGGAAGCAGGGCAAGAATTAATCGCAATTGATATGGGAGATGGCATTCTTTTAAAACCGAAAAATCCTTTTAGGGAAACTAAGTTAGAGAATGTGGCAGGGTGTTTGAAATATCAAGGAAAACCTAAAAGCATCGATGACTTAGAAGATGCTATTCGTCAGGGTGTAGAGGAGCAGTGGGATGATTGCAGTTGATACAAATATTGTTGTACGAATTTTAACACAAGACGATGAAGAACAATGTTGAGTAGAGACAAGCTGAAATTTTAACTTAAACACCATATTTTGCTCTCATTTCCTCCATACTAATACCTTTGCCTTCCCTCAAACTCTGACGTGCTTGTGCAACTTCTGCTTCAAAGCGCGGATCTCGTAATAACAACTCTTCCCACCAGTCTTCAGTATCCTCCAAACCAATTAAAATTCCCACAGGTTGTCCATCGCGAGTAATGATAACACTTTCTTTCTCAGCTATTTGCAGATAGCCTGAGAGGTCGTTTTTTATTTCTTCGATCGATACTTGTTTCATTCTTCTCTCCTACCATATTCGGCTAACCATTCCATCGCCTCAGATTTCTCCCTAATACAGAGAACTTCTACAGTTCCACTTTCATCAGTGTAGCTTACATCATAAAACACTCGCAGGTCATCAATCCGTAGCCTGTACTGAGGTCTTTCCATTTCTCGAAGTCTCTTGATACGGCTTTTACTGGTTTTCTGTGGTTCGTATCTGAGGTAGGTTTCAATTGCATCGAAGGCTTTAGCGCGATCGCTTGCTTTGAGTCTAGCGATATCTTCTTCGGCTTGTGGTGAAAAAATAATCTCGTATCTCACAGTAGCTTCTTTACAATTTAAACTATATGCTACACGGATCTATCTTACCTGAAGATATGATTTCCATTAATTCTTCATCGCCGATCGCATAGCACTTTGCCAACATTGTTTTATCCTCAAATTAAAGTTTATGCGTATTCATATACTTTAACACAAAATTTCCTCTTGCTGCTCATTTAATGTCCAGGATCTAAGATTAGCACAAAAATTTTCCCGATCGAATGACTTCGGCAATGTAAGTACTAAATATTGAACTAAAAATAGAGGTCATTCAACGATGACAAGCAACGAAGCTTTCTACGATGTCATCGGATTTGGTGACGAAATTCCTGGTGTATTTGCCGTTATATCTGCCGCCAGGGAATATCGCCGTCGTACTAAAAAATATCCGCGAGTGTTACTAATGTCCAAAGCTAATTTACAGCAAGGTATTGGCGGACATTTAGTCAGAGGAGGACTTGCTTATCTCGATCGCAGTCAAATTGATAAAAGTTTGCGAGACTCTTTAGGTTTAGATACCTTTGGTTCGCCTGCGGCAATTTACAAAGAATTTTTGCAGAAAGCTGGTGTTAGTATTGTGGGTCTCGACCCGCGCAAAGCTAATACAGTTCTCAAGCAGATGTTGAGCGAAGCTGGCGTGGCGCTCCTCAGCAATGTGGCTATTTCATCTGTCAATAAACAAGGTCAAAAAATTATCAGTATAACTACATCCAAAGGAACTATATATTATGGCAAACAATTTATCGATGCGACTGTGAATGCCGAATTAGCACAAGCTGCTGGTGTGAGCAAACTCAAAGGATTTGAAACCTTCGGTTTGCCGGAATCAGAACTTTGCGTCAGCGTGATTTTTGAAACACAGGGACTTAGCGTTAGAAGACTCAAAGAAATCGAATATAGCTATCTCAAACGCTTCACAAATATTGCCGATGTAGAATCACAAAAGTTTCTGCTACACGCTGCTGGTTATAATGCCAAACTTGCAGAACAACTCAGAAGCGAAATGGTGGAACCTAGAGGCAATCTTAAAGTTCTTTATGCTGGTCGAGATTATATTGATATCCGCTCTCCCGCTTTATCGGTAGCTTACCATTCATTCAGAGGAACTAAGTTATTTTTACCTGAAACTGGTGTAATTTTAGATGAGGGAAATATAGGAGTAATTTCTGACGATCGCCTTTCCTGGAACGCTCTCTTGTTTGACATCAAAGCTTCAGAAGCAGAAACTCTTGCCAGAAGTGGTGCTAAACCTACTTCTAAAATGTTACAAGAAATAACTTATGTCGAAAAATGGTTTAAGAGTCTCGGCGCTACTTCTGTTACTTCCGCATCTGAAGTGTACATCAGACACGCTGGCAATGTTACTGGCGTTGTCGAACCTCTCACTGGTACAAAAATGCTTCTAGGTGGCGTATCTCCCGCTGAAGCATTAGCTACATTTGCCTATCATTTTGATATGCGCGGCGGTATCCCAGG
The window above is part of the Aerosakkonema funiforme FACHB-1375 genome. Proteins encoded here:
- a CDS encoding transposase; the protein is MPRQPRQLQSGYSYHVTTRCNNREFRLTRLECREVFLFAIKKAQQKYGFKLYALCIMSNHVHYLLEPTKPEDLPKIMHWLNWYTAMCFNRMLNRTGHFWEKRYHSTGFANTDKRRALNTLRYIHANPKAAGIQPGFFYDFSNYGIHDRLGNDGITQWHPAFLSLGKTLDECAAKYRGFCKKYRPLPKSEKKNLMGSRLLGGMKIKAKSKKSSPGQMCFPWGEWEATDPEIAAVAETFVQANSYYPTSVPGIGKPEPS
- a CDS encoding type II toxin-antitoxin system Phd/YefM family antitoxin encodes the protein MLSYKITSPTDAKNDLFKLLDLVVENHQVYIINRPEGENVALIAESDLLSLVETVYLLRSPANARRLMDAIEESKTGKIEPQTIAELEQKLGIDKEEKKES
- a CDS encoding type II toxin-antitoxin system RelE/ParE family toxin; translation: MAIINWTSQALADLEAIGDFIARDAPSFAQVFVERVFQAVERLENFPRSGRIVPEFGQEDIREIIFGSYRIVYLVREDEVNILTVFHSSRLLRLSDLVNETAE
- a CDS encoding type II toxin-antitoxin system RelE family toxin; amino-acid sequence: MTSSSPNLSEYIIELTPLALEMLAEVKDRREQQALSDRIDKLKTDPDKQGKPLVDNLQGYFSVRAVGQRYRIIYRIVQERVVVLVVGVGRRKEGDKKDIYTIMERLLAE
- a CDS encoding type II toxin-antitoxin system Phd/YefM family antitoxin encodes the protein MAKYLTISEAQAKLPELPDELTDDLAIVTNNGQPVMAVISYEQLTSLLETLDILSDSEFANRLKESITQAERGETISWEEAKRKLGL
- a CDS encoding type II toxin-antitoxin system RelE/ParE family toxin, producing MRLLWSSRFIRDFKRISRRNPQLRILVESTLQQIAEDPFHSSLGTHKLKGDLSGTWSCSIDYSNRIIFEFVPHTESQEEAILLHTLGSHDDVY
- a CDS encoding dihydroorotase, which encodes MSETPVLDRIIKNVRVVRPHSSSVESLDLGIRDGKFTQIAPQISPETAKEVFDAENLLGFPGVVDAHTHIGIYQPLDRDAIAESQAAAMGGVTTTLNYIRTGQYYLNKGGSYKDFFPEVLALSEGNFFVDYGYHIAPISPQHIDEMQWLFEEHGVASFKIFMFYGGYGLHGLSDQQNLFLMINKDDRYDLAHFEFIMRGLTKLREKYPTMQDRISLSLHCEMADILNAYTKIVQQDSTLTGLTAYSAARPPHSEGLAICIASYLAHETNCININLLHLSSRKAVEAALMMQTTFPHVNFKREVTVGHLLLDVNAATGKWAKVNPPIRPREDVEYLWNAVLQDKIDWIVSDHACCSAEQKASLRDPDNIWLAKSGFGGTEYLLSGVISEGSKRGLSYNQIAKLLCWNPAQRFGVLQKGDIAVGYDADLVLVDPHETFVVRAAESLSQQGYTPFEGMELTGRVKSTFLRGDLIYDRGQILGSPQGRYLKRNQPT
- a CDS encoding aspartyl/asparaginyl beta-hydroxylase domain-containing protein, coding for MTTFNEYHLDPKQFPFLDKLQENWQAIRDEFTYFNSNASESELQFVFDVMGPKNKTIKTKGNSKYKAFGVLFQGMPIEKYIQFHQIEYPQYESEDVSAKAQELRARYFPKLTQVVEETNLDNDNVIRNVYFGTFMPGLDVKLHVNYNPHMNRGYLGLIVPPGDIAMKICHDKLYWHEGEFMVLDHSYPHCPHNYTDYERTVLVVDFFKTDKPREEVIKIEQELVSDRLQENPYSLGIFGKNDKAKEEDFITYGLSHQLEWDKAM
- a CDS encoding AbrB/MazE/SpoVT family DNA-binding domain-containing protein, which gives rise to MEVTRLSNSGQVIIPKALRDAHRWEAGQELIAIDMGDGILLKPKNPFRETKLENVAGCLKYQGKPKSIDDLEDAIRQGVEEQWDDCS
- a CDS encoding type II toxin-antitoxin system Phd/YefM family antitoxin; protein product: MKQVSIEEIKNDLSGYLQIAEKESVIITRDGQPVGILIGLEDTEDWWEELLLRDPRFEAEVAQARQSLREGKGISMEEMRAKYGV
- a CDS encoding type II toxin-antitoxin system RelE/ParE family toxin; this encodes MRYEIIFSPQAEEDIARLKASDRAKAFDAIETYLRYEPQKTSKSRIKRLREMERPQYRLRIDDLRVFYDVSYTDESGTVEVLCIREKSEAMEWLAEYGRREE
- a CDS encoding FAD-dependent oxidoreductase; translated protein: MTSNEAFYDVIGFGDEIPGVFAVISAAREYRRRTKKYPRVLLMSKANLQQGIGGHLVRGGLAYLDRSQIDKSLRDSLGLDTFGSPAAIYKEFLQKAGVSIVGLDPRKANTVLKQMLSEAGVALLSNVAISSVNKQGQKIISITTSKGTIYYGKQFIDATVNAELAQAAGVSKLKGFETFGLPESELCVSVIFETQGLSVRRLKEIEYSYLKRFTNIADVESQKFLLHAAGYNAKLAEQLRSEMVEPRGNLKVLYAGRDYIDIRSPALSVAYHSFRGTKLFLPETGVILDEGNIGVISDDRLSWNALLFDIKASEAETLARSGAKPTSKMLQEITYVEKWFKSLGATSVTSASEVYIRHAGNVTGVVEPLTGTKMLLGGVSPAEALATFAYHFDMRGGIPGISPRAIENGWSQGLNFQMPVFNVGIQHALINQIRNLAVVSPASGFEGYATAAGRIVEFNAAVGQGVGIATIIAIQSNRNLADISNWEVRKVLLETGQLPRIFGIAKTAEALRMGQLEKLLAPNPQAFIGRNSKLDESDRIDNEDQDKLLSPLNSQLQKSELPALLESKP